The Fervidibacillus albus genome contains a region encoding:
- a CDS encoding DNA adenine methylase: MPKTYSPLRYPGGKNAIYKYIKQIVAINNINTYIEPFAGGAAVAVRLLLSNDVKRIIINDYDRSIYAFWYSVLYHTDELIKKIRDTEITINEWYRQKEIQSEKENVDLFELGFSTLFLNRTNRSGIIKGGVIGGKKQDGPEKLNCRFNKEKIIEKIILIAEKRNNIELYNMDAYDFIDSVIKKTKKSFIFFDPPYFNKGPSLYTSFYTKENHIELAKKIQTNLRNRKWIITYDHSEIIKNLYSSLEYIEYFLNYSAQKKTKGVEYMFFSKKLIMVDPDNYLHLK; the protein is encoded by the coding sequence ATGCCTAAAACTTATTCTCCTCTTAGATATCCCGGGGGTAAAAACGCAATTTATAAGTATATTAAGCAAATTGTAGCAATAAACAATATTAATACTTATATTGAACCATTTGCAGGGGGAGCAGCTGTAGCAGTACGTTTATTATTGTCTAATGATGTTAAACGAATAATCATCAATGATTATGATAGGAGTATATATGCATTTTGGTATAGTGTTTTATATCATACAGACGAATTAATAAAAAAAATTAGGGATACAGAAATTACAATAAATGAGTGGTACCGTCAAAAAGAAATACAGTCCGAGAAAGAGAACGTGGATTTATTTGAATTAGGCTTCTCTACATTATTTTTAAATAGAACTAATCGTTCCGGGATAATAAAAGGCGGAGTTATTGGAGGCAAAAAACAAGACGGACCTGAAAAATTAAATTGTAGATTTAATAAAGAAAAAATTATAGAAAAAATTATTTTAATTGCAGAAAAAAGAAATAACATAGAATTATACAATATGGATGCTTATGATTTTATTGATTCAGTAATAAAAAAAACTAAAAAGTCATTTATATTTTTTGATCCACCTTATTTTAATAAGGGACCATCTTTATATACAAGTTTTTATACAAAAGAAAATCATATAGAGTTGGCCAAAAAAATACAAACTAATCTTCGTAATAGAAAGTGGATAATAACTTATGATCACAGTGAAATTATTAAAAATTTATATTCATCATTGGAATACATTGAGTATTTTCTCAATTATTCAGCCCAAAAAAAAACTAAGGGTGTTGAGTATATGTTCTTTTCAAAAAAATTAATTATGGTAGACCCAGATAACTATTTACATTTAAAATGA
- a CDS encoding helix-turn-helix domain-containing protein, whose product MLSDRLKMARKKRGLTQEQLAIMVKTTKATISNYENKYSTPSNEMLKDLADALSVTTDYLLGRSDDPRLTEDQQKDVDEEFQELKKIIESLPKEEQEKVKRMVLGYVKGYADSRKENK is encoded by the coding sequence ATGCTTTCAGATAGGTTAAAAATGGCGAGAAAAAAAAGAGGACTGACTCAAGAACAGTTAGCAATTATGGTAAAAACAACAAAAGCCACTATTAGTAATTACGAAAATAAATATAGTACCCCATCAAACGAAATGCTAAAAGACTTGGCAGATGCTTTGTCTGTTACGACTGATTATTTACTTGGACGAAGCGATGATCCCCGGCTAACCGAGGATCAACAAAAAGATGTCGATGAGGAATTTCAAGAACTTAAGAAAATCATTGAATCATTACCTAAAGAAGAACAAGAGAAGGTTAAACGGATGGTTCTTGGATATGTGAAAGGTTATGCCGATAGTCGTAAAGAGAATAAATAA
- a CDS encoding helix-turn-helix transcriptional regulator, whose protein sequence is MRNSRLVQARIEKGLSQSDLASQLGCSKQAVSNWETGYSTPPLATALKISDVLGKDVKFLFSNEVQDIHTKNKESKEVS, encoded by the coding sequence TTGAGAAATTCAAGACTTGTACAAGCAAGAATTGAGAAAGGTTTAAGTCAGAGTGATCTTGCTTCTCAACTAGGGTGTAGCAAACAGGCAGTTAGTAACTGGGAAACAGGATACTCTACTCCGCCATTGGCTACTGCATTGAAAATATCGGATGTATTAGGTAAAGATGTAAAGTTTTTATTTTCTAATGAAGTACAAGATATTCATACAAAAAACAAAGAAAGCAAGGAGGTGAGCTAA
- a CDS encoding helix-turn-helix domain-containing protein, whose protein sequence is MQFGGILKAVRQKAGFSQEELAHRLNMNQSDISKIETDRKVPDAFTFIQWIQLTNTPEVMMAFLYGIDAFTIMSDFIQTIPIGGFIAWLFS, encoded by the coding sequence TTGCAGTTTGGGGGAATTTTAAAAGCGGTCCGACAAAAAGCAGGTTTTTCTCAGGAAGAACTTGCGCATCGTTTGAATATGAATCAATCAGATATAAGTAAAATCGAGACTGATCGAAAAGTTCCGGATGCGTTCACATTTATTCAATGGATCCAACTCACGAACACTCCGGAAGTAATGATGGCTTTTCTGTATGGAATTGATGCTTTTACGATCATGAGTGATTTTATCCAGACGATTCCAATTGGTGGTTTTATAGCATGGTTATTTAGTTGA